Proteins found in one Balaenoptera acutorostrata chromosome 17, mBalAcu1.1, whole genome shotgun sequence genomic segment:
- the FBXL6 gene encoding F-box/LRR-repeat protein 6 isoform X12 codes for MAPVVARRRARQRVRILPLAGARSRSAEDWWWDRLAPSGSGYHLLQSDSMLLVLPGPGPARPRAQRRASRRAQLLRLRGARAAEAKAKPRTAPAPAPAPAPQQEPDPGWGDRIPLEILLQIFGLLVAADGPIPFLGRAARVCRRWHEAASQPALWHTLTLSPPLAGRPAKSGTKTEKKLLASLEWLMPSRFSQLQRLTLIHWKSQVHPVLKLVSESCPRLTFLKLSDCHGVTPDTLIMLAKACPQLHSLDIQHSMVGHGWAGAELGAEPGTARPPTLCSPPPLQGSCCPQLQLLEVSTGLNHNSTPLQLPVEALQKGCPQLQVLRLLNLTWLPKPSGRAMTPGPGFPRLEELCLASSTCNFVSNEVLDRLLHGSPHLRLLDLRGCARITPAGLHDLPCQELEQLHLGLYGMSDRLTLAKEGSLLLTQKWCHTLQELDLSGQGFSEKDLEQALAAFSGTPGGSHLALCSLNLRGTRVTPGTVSSVISNCPGLLYLNLESCRCLPRGLKRAYRGPEEVQRCLQQLLTSLPPASQLGSSSQPALP; via the exons ATGGCGCCGGTTGTGGCCCGCCGGCGGGCCCGGCAAAGGGTCCGGATCTTGCCGCTGGCCGGGGCGCGGAGCCGCTCGGCGGAAGACTGGTGGTGGGATCGGCTGGCGCCGAGCGGCTCCGGTTACCACCTGCTGCAGTCGGACAGCATGCTGCTGGTGTTGCCAGGCCCGGGGCCCGCCCGCCCCCGCGCGCAGAGGCGCGCCTCCCGCCGTGCTCAGCTGCTGCGGCTCCGCGGGGCCCGCGCCGCTGAGGCCAAGGCCAAGCCCAGGACCGCACCCGCACCCGCACCCGCGCCCGCACCGCAGCAGGAGCCCGACCCGGGTTGGGGCGACCGCATTCCCTTGGAAATCCTGCTGCAGATTTTCGGGCTGCTGGTGGCGGCGGATGGGCCTATACCCTTCCTTGGCAG GGCTGCACGCGTGTGCCGCCGCTGGCACGAGGCCGCCTCCCAGCCCGCGCTCTGGCACACTCTCACCCTGTCACCCCCGCTGGCTGGCCGCCCCGCCAAGAGTGGGACCAAGACTGAGAAGAAGCTCCTTGCTTCCCTGGAGTGGCTTATGCCCAGTCG GTTCTCACAGCTCCAGAGGCTGACTCTCATCCACTGGAAGTCCCAGGTACACCCTGTGTTGAAG CTGGTTAGCGAGTCCTGTCCCCGGCTCACCTTCCTCAAGCTTTCCGATTGTCACGGTGTGACCCCTGACACTCTGATCATGCTAGCCAAAGCCTGCCCCCAGCTCCACAGCCTGGACATACAGCACTCCATG GTTGGTCACGGATGGgcaggagcagagctgggtgcCGAGCCAGGGACTGCCAGGCCTCCGACCCTGTGTTCTCCGCCACCTCTCCAGGGCAGCTGCTGCCCGCAGCTCCAGCTCCTGGAGGTGAGCACTGGCCTCAACCACAACAGCACTCCCCTCCAGCTGCCCGTCGAGGCCCTGCAGAAAGGCTGCCCCCAGCTGCAG GTGCTGCGGCTGCTGAACCTGACGTGGCTGCCCAAGCCTTCCGGGCGGGCGATGACTCCCGGCCCGGGCTTCCCCCGCCTCGAGGAGCTCTGCCTCGCCAGCTCCACCTGCAACTTTGTGAGCAACGAGGTCCTGGACCGCCTGCTCCACGGCTCCCCTCACCTGCGCTTGCTGGATCTCCGTGGCTGTGCTCGAATCACACCTGCTGGCCTGCATGATCTGCCATGTCAGG AGCTGGAGCAGCTTCACTTGGGCCTGTATGGCATGTCGGACCGGCTGACTCTAGCCAAGGAGGGCAGCCTTCTGTTAACGCAGAAGTGGTGCCACACTCTGCAGGAGCTGGACTTGAGTGGCCAGGGCTTCAGCGAGAAGGACCTGGAACAGGCCTTAGCTGCCTTCTCAGGCACCCCTGGGGGCTCGCACCTGGCACTGTGCTCCCTCAACCTCCGGGGCACCCGGGTCACACCAGGCACGGTCAG CTCTGTGATCAGCAACTGCCCAGGTCTGCTGTACCTCAACCTGGAGTCCTGCCGCTGCCTTCCCCGGGGCCTGAAGCGGGCCTACAGGGGCCCAGAGGAAGTCCAGCGGTGTCTGCAGCAGCTGCTCACCAGCCTGCCCCCCGCCTCCCAGCTAGGCagctccagccagccagccctgccCTGA